A single window of Anopheles moucheti chromosome 2, idAnoMoucSN_F20_07, whole genome shotgun sequence DNA harbors:
- the LOC128307392 gene encoding uncharacterized protein LOC128307392: protein MCASRSSFRRFQFWSVMLLLHVSVAQQYTGVKSVSSSPEAHQQQAHSARSVEGGIPATDSNIINLAITPFARGQGFSAAKGRNLGFANDASLNAIPSGINNELSNIDVRGSTPQPNTELRDSYGNPVTPFTDLAKPELDSVGFLTNVNREANFQSSGQGNKVGSYNFKVPSYASGIIEPIGQPNFGLLPPNPVPSTVQVVPPSSTTTVRSPITQPQFLPNAKIPNIEDGKILFAQKPVNGLLPPLFPDQLPPVYDIKVGTERSTFFVRDPFVDSVKSTSLQTLQPPQSALVPDGGVGFKTDVNQQTHFPQPNTLTVNRFAGSVAPNAPAFQTTTKPVVQKYNGGFGGPAGFLGNQQNIGTAYTSTVRPNIPQAIPSTTQPQPRPQTIFTPQNTFSTTARPVGKPTVQKYVGSFGGAPGFLGNQANIGTAYTKAPQTIAAITPTVAPVQQPPSVQHLGTGHPGPVQSSTLPQRPLSPSVPSVSNNYNGQFNGAPVKQDTGIKPATGSTFTPPLQPVRPVSVANSYNGGNKFSGSFGGAPGILGNQQRPGTHVKPDGSIFSSSQPQLPQQHLQPHQSLPQQLQQTKPATDTFKGSFGGPPGVLRPFDNTKG from the exons CTGTGTCTTCCTCGCCAGAAGCACATCAACAGCAAG CTCACTCAGCTCGCTCAGTGGAAGGTGGGATTCCTGCAACGGATAGCAATATAATCAATCTCGCTATCACACCCTTCGCACGTGGCCAAGGCTTTTCGGCTGCTAAAGGACGAAATCTCGGTTTCGCGAACGACGCCTCCCTAAATGCGATTCCTTCTGGGATTAACAATGAACTCTCAAATATTGACGTTCGGGGATCAACGCCACAGCCGAATACGGAGTTACGAGACAGCTATGGAAATCCTGTGACCCCGTTTACGGATCTTGCTAAGCCCGAACTGGACTCGGTCGGGTTTCTAACGAACGTTAATCGAGAAGCAAACTTTCAGTCTTCCGGTCAAGGTAACAAAGTAGGATCGTACAACTTTAAAGTTCCAAGCTACGCGTCTGGCATAATCGAGCCAATTGGGCAACCAAACTTTGGTCTACTACCACCAAACCCTGTTCCCAGCACCGTGCAGGTGGTACCACCAAGCAGTACTACAACGGTACGGTCTCCCATTACGCAGCCACagtttctgccaaatgctaaAATCCCAAACATCGAGGATGGCAAGATTCTGTTCGCTCAGAAACCGGTCAACGGCCTTTTGCCCCCACTGTTCCCGGATCAGTTACCACCGGTGTATGATATCAAAGTTGGTACGGAACGATCAACGTTCTTTGTTCGCGATCCGTTTGTTGATTCCGTAAAGTCAACATCACTGCAAACTTTACAACCGCCACAATCGGCACTGGTGCCAGACGGTGGAGTTGGATTTAAAACCGACGTTAATCAACAAACGCATTTCCCACAACCAAACACTCTGACGGTAAATAGGTTTGCAGGATCTGTAGCTCCTAATGCGCCAGCATTTCAAACTACTACCAAACCTGTGGTACAGAAGTACAATGGAGGGTTCGGAGGACCGGCTGGATTTCTTGGCAATCAACAGAACATTGGCACAGCTTACACATCGACTGTAAGACCGAACATCCCACAAGCGATTCCATCCACAACGCAACCGCAACCGCGCCCACAAACCATTTTTACACCTCAGAATACATTTTCAACTACGGCTAGACCCGTTGGCAAACCGACTGTTCAAAAGTATGTGGGCAGCTTTGGGGGAGCACCTGGGTTCTTAGGTAATCAAGCGAATATAGGAACCGCTTACACTAAAGCTCCACAAACGATCGCTGCTATAACGCCTACCGTAGCTCCCGTTCAGCAACCACCTTCCGTACAACATTTGGGTACCGGACATCCGGGTCCAGTTCAATCTTCTACACTTCCACAACGACCCTTGTCGCCATCCGTCCCATCAGTGTCAAATAACTACAATGGACAATTCAATGGAGCTCCCGTTAAGCAGGACACTGGTATAAAACCAGCAACTGGCTCCACATTCACACCGCCTCTACAACCAGTCAGGCCTGTTTCGGTAGCGAATTCATACAATGGTGGTAATAAGTTTTCCGGTAGCTTCGGTGGAGCCCCAGGAATTTTAGGCAATCAACAACGGCCCGGAACTCATGTCAAACCGGACGGTAGCATATTTTCATCCAGTCAGCCACAACTTCCACAGCAGCATCTGCAACCGCATCAATCCTTACCGCAACagctgcaacaaacaaaaccagcgACAGATACATTCAAAGGCAGCTTTGGTGGCCCACCCGGTGTACTGCGTCCATTTGATAACACTAAGGGCTAA
- the LOC128307383 gene encoding peptide transporter family 1-like, which produces MADSTKEETPAAVPEVGDVEGEPKKLKYPRSIPFIISNEFCERFNYYGMRTVLVLYLTRKLDFDDDTATVLYHTFTTLVYFMCVIGAIIADSWLGKFRTILYLSIVYTIGSGCITLGAIPSWDLDARAMTIAGLLLIAFGSGGIKPCVAAFGGEQFKLPEQAKYLALFFSMFYFAVNSGSFVSTMVTPILREDVKCFDDDDCFPLAFGVPGVLMVISIIIFIIGKPLYKISAPAGNMFVKVSKCIWTAIRTRSREKSINPREHWLDYSEKRWGRQLVDETRILLNVLKLYIPLPVFWALFDQQGSRWTFQATRMDGDLGFWTIKPDQMQVINPLLILVFIPLYEVAFYPLLSMIGIRRPLQKLTLGGIFAGLAFVISTIVEIQLESTYAIIPKEGEAQLRIFNGMNCDYRVQSNIPEHEDFTLKSMSMFEEKYLSVKGKATYTYTLSSTSPGLNCAIESEQQRTFEVEEEKQMSYFIRKQDSGVGLLRYEDDTEKSSKGYPMYRVLGNTASNRTVVFRDIDTSDPFDRHKNGSYVYDLVESYPSDYEIYVDGELTLTYTMRLGGVYAFIVSDVDGMTTEPIIVTEPNSVNMLWLIPQYVVMTLGEVMYSITGLEFSFTQAPESMKSVLQGCWQLTVAVGNLIVVIVAEAKIFDAQKWEFVLFAGLMFVDMGLFSILAWRYKQIPLKTYDEEDDPNATLPIDQKDPLGLDNPVFKKSSDE; this is translated from the exons AAGAAACGCCAGCCGCAGTGCCAGAGGTCGGGGATGTCGAAGGTGAACCAAAG AAGCTCAAGTATCCCCGATCCATTCCATTTATCATCAGCAATGAGTTTTGCGAACGGTTCAACTACTATGGCATGCGAA CCGTGCTGGTACTGTACCTCACGAGAAAACTGGACTTCGACGATGATACGGCAACGGTACTGTATCATACCTTCACCACCCTGGTGTACTTTATGTGCGTGATCGGGGCTATCATTGCGGACAGTTGGTTGGGCAAATTTCGCACGATATTGTACCTGTCGATCGTGTACACGATCGGTAGCGGATGCATTACGCTGGGTGCCATACCGAGTTGGGATCTGGATGCACGTGCGATGACCATTGCCGGACTGTTGCTGATCGCTTTCGGTTCGGGTGGAATTAAACCGTGCGTTGCCGCGTTCGGTGGCGAGCAGTTTAAACTACCGGAACAGGCAAAGTATTTGGCGCTGTTCTTCTCGATGTTCTACTTTGCGGTCAATTCGGGCTCATTCGTGTCGACCATGGTCACACCGATTTTACGCGAAGATGTGAAATGCTTCGATGACGATGATTGCTTCCCATTGGCGTTCGGCGTACCTGGTGTGCTGATGGTGatttccatcatcatcttcatcattgGCAAGCCGCTGTACAAGATATCCGCACCCGCGGGCAATATGTTTGTAAAGGTTTCCAAATGTATTTGG ACTGCTATACGGACGCGATCACGTGAAAAATCTATCAACCCTCGTGAGCACTGGTTGGATTATTCAGAGAAGCGCTGGGGACGCCAGCTGGTGGACGAAACGCGCATTCTACTGAACGTCCTAAAGCTGTACATTCCTCTGCCGGTGTTTTGGGCGCTGTTCGATCAGCAGGGTTCCCGCTGGACTTTCCAAGCAACCCGAATGGATGGCGATCTAGGCTTTTGGACGATTAAACCGGATCAGATGCAGGTCATCAATCCTCTGCTTATTTTGGTGTTTATTCCGCTGTACGAGGTCGCTTTCTATCCACTGTTGAGTATGATCGGAATTCGGCGACCATTGCAGAAGCTCACACTGGGCGGTATATTTGCCGGTTTGGCATTTGTTATATCAACCATTGTCGAAATTCAACTGGAGTCTACCTACGCCATCATTCCGAAGGAAGGCGAAGCTCAGCTGCGCATATTCAACGGCATGAACTGTGACTATCGCGTCCAGTCAAACATTCCAGAGCATGAAGATTTTACGCTCAAGAGTATGAGCATGTTCGAGGAGAAGTATCTCAGCGTGAAGGGTAAAGCCACGTACACGTACACACTTTCGTCCACAAGCCCGGGGCTTAATTGTGCGATTGAATCGGAACAACAGCGTACGTTCGAAGTGGAAGAGGAAAAACAGATGTCCTACTTTATTCGCAAACAGGACTCCGGCGTTGGTCTGTTGAGATACGAAGATGACACAGAAAAATCATCCAAGGGCTATCCGATGTACCGAGTGCTCGGAAATACGGCTTCCAATCGCACCGTAGTGTTTCGAGACATTGACACATCCGATCCATTCGATAGGCACAAGAACGGTTCGTATGTGTACGATCTGGTGGAATCCTATCCTTCCGATTACGAAATCTATGTGGATGGCGAGCTAACATTGACCTACACGATGCGACTAGGTGGCGTGTATGCTTTCATTGTGAGCGATGTTGATGGAATG ACCACCGAACCCATCATCGTCACCGAACCGAACTCCGTCAATATGCTTTGGTTGATTCCTCAGTACGTGGTAATGACACTGGGTGAAGTGATGTACTCCATAACGGGGCTGGAGTTTTCGTTCACACAAGCACCGGAGAGTATGAAATCGGTACTGCAGGGATGTTGGCAACTAACGGTTGCCGTCGGTAATCTGATAGTGGTTATCGTAGCTGAAGCAAAAATTTTCGATGCACAGAAGTGGGAGTTCGTGCTGTTTGCCGGTCTAATGTTTGTCGACATGGGTTTGTTCTCTATACTGGCCTGGCGCTACAAACAGATCCCGTTGAAAACGTATGACGAAGAAGATGATCCAAATGCTACGCTGCCCATTGATCAGAAGGATCCACTCGGCCTCGACAATCCCGTATTTAAGAAATCGTCAGACGAATAG